Proteins encoded by one window of Streptomyces sp. NBC_01477:
- a CDS encoding helix-turn-helix domain-containing protein: protein MRTLFDTEDLPPAERLSALNKLLITCPNPMALVCDTPDGFGGALRTMDLAPVNLGELTFSPSDVLRTPKLIRQLDPEVCCAVIPLRGRLLVSQADRETVLGPQDIAFCDTSLPFGLGLGVDGEPTTMLCAHAPRSLLGLSVDASQRLVARPVDGRSGFGGLLAQFLIAMASDSNTYKPEDLPRLSTIAYDLMAALVAHHLETEAALPEDSRTRTLLLRIERFITEYLHDPDLTPGSIAVAHHISVGYLHRLFSSRDTTVAAWIRRQRLEHARRDLTDTALAGVPIHQIAARWGFKDHATFTRAFRTAYGAAPKDCRHRTANGLPHT, encoded by the coding sequence ATGCGGACGTTGTTCGACACCGAGGATCTTCCGCCGGCCGAACGACTGTCGGCCCTGAACAAGCTGCTCATCACCTGTCCGAATCCCATGGCACTGGTCTGCGACACACCCGATGGATTCGGCGGGGCCTTACGGACGATGGACCTGGCCCCGGTCAATCTGGGCGAGTTGACGTTCTCGCCCAGCGATGTGCTGCGCACCCCGAAGCTGATCCGGCAGCTGGACCCGGAGGTGTGCTGCGCGGTGATCCCGCTGCGGGGCAGGCTGCTGGTGAGCCAGGCCGACCGCGAGACGGTGCTCGGCCCGCAGGACATCGCCTTCTGCGACACCTCGCTCCCCTTCGGGCTGGGCCTCGGCGTGGACGGGGAGCCCACCACCATGCTGTGCGCGCACGCGCCCCGCTCGTTACTGGGCCTGTCCGTGGACGCGTCGCAGCGGCTGGTGGCGCGGCCCGTGGACGGCCGGAGCGGATTCGGGGGGCTGCTGGCGCAGTTCCTCATCGCCATGGCGAGCGACTCCAACACCTACAAGCCCGAGGACCTGCCCCGGCTCAGTACGATCGCGTACGACCTGATGGCCGCGCTCGTCGCCCACCACCTGGAGACCGAGGCCGCGCTGCCCGAGGACTCGCGCACCCGCACCCTGCTGCTGCGCATCGAGCGGTTCATCACGGAATACCTGCACGACCCGGACCTGACGCCGGGCTCGATCGCGGTGGCCCACCACATCTCGGTCGGCTACCTGCACCGGCTCTTCTCGTCCCGCGACACCACCGTGGCCGCCTGGATACGCCGCCAACGCCTCGAACACGCCCGCCGCGACCTGACCGACACCGCGCTGGCCGGCGTCCCGATCCACCAGATAGCGGCCCGCTGGGGCTTCAAGGACCACGCCACCTTCACCCGCGCCTTCCGCACGGCTTACGGAGCCGCCCCCAAGGACTGCCGCCACCGCACGGCGAACGGGCTGCCGCACACGTGA
- a CDS encoding methyltransferase domain-containing protein, translated as MAEFERERERLADTMDKRGAWPARSPWIREAVDTLPRHAFAPDRLWRWDGGAYTPVDRATDAEQWADEVYADPDTAAVTQVGDGVATSSLSSQGVVVDMLDSLLLEPGHAVLELGAGTGWNAALLARRAAPGRVVSVEVDAELADRARARLAAVGAAVDVEVGDGTKGWPAGAAYDRVMATYAVERVPWAWVEQTRPGGRIVTPWGRLGHVALTVAADGRSASGWMQGLGQFMPARGVPGYAESGYAAVRGREPATRQREFTRDLTVLRDDTHLLFALRVALPDLRISSATDADGVNAWLHDGRSSWAAFSVHDTGRTTAYEGGPRSLTDELELAWDQWLAADRPDVYDHGMTVTATEQFVWVHNPDRVVRGQATASRCGA; from the coding sequence ATGGCCGAGTTCGAAAGAGAGCGGGAGCGGCTTGCCGACACCATGGACAAACGCGGGGCCTGGCCTGCGCGTTCGCCGTGGATTCGGGAGGCCGTCGACACCCTGCCGCGCCACGCGTTCGCGCCGGACCGGCTGTGGCGCTGGGACGGGGGCGCGTACACGCCGGTCGACCGCGCCACGGATGCGGAGCAGTGGGCCGACGAGGTGTACGCGGACCCCGACACGGCGGCCGTCACCCAGGTCGGTGACGGAGTGGCGACGTCCAGCCTGTCGTCACAGGGTGTGGTGGTCGACATGCTCGACTCACTGCTGCTCGAACCCGGCCATGCCGTCCTGGAGTTGGGCGCCGGCACCGGCTGGAACGCGGCACTCCTCGCCCGCCGCGCGGCCCCCGGGCGGGTGGTGAGCGTCGAGGTCGACGCGGAGCTGGCCGACCGGGCGCGGGCGCGGCTCGCGGCGGTCGGCGCCGCCGTGGACGTCGAGGTCGGCGACGGCACGAAGGGCTGGCCCGCGGGCGCCGCCTACGACCGTGTGATGGCGACCTATGCCGTGGAGCGGGTCCCCTGGGCCTGGGTCGAGCAGACCCGGCCCGGCGGCCGGATCGTCACCCCGTGGGGCAGGCTCGGCCATGTCGCGCTCACCGTCGCCGCCGATGGCCGCAGCGCCTCGGGCTGGATGCAGGGGCTCGGGCAGTTCATGCCCGCGCGTGGCGTGCCCGGGTATGCCGAGAGCGGCTATGCGGCGGTCCGCGGCCGGGAACCGGCCACACGGCAGCGGGAGTTCACCCGCGATCTGACCGTGCTGCGGGACGATACGCATCTGCTGTTCGCGCTCCGGGTCGCGCTCCCGGACCTGCGCATCTCCTCGGCGACCGACGCGGACGGCGTCAACGCCTGGCTCCACGACGGCAGATCGTCCTGGGCCGCGTTCTCCGTCCACGACACGGGCCGCACGACGGCGTACGAGGGCGGCCCGCGCAGCCTGACCGACGAGCTGGAACTCGCCTGGGACCAGTGGCTCGCCGCCGACCGCCCCGACGTCTACGACCACGGCATGACGGTGACCGCCACCGAGCAGTTCGTCTGGGTCCACAACCCGGACCGGGTGGTACGAGGTCAGGCCACGGCCAGCAGGTGCGGGGCTTAG
- a CDS encoding DUF397 domain-containing protein — translation MSTSLAWFKSSYSNTEGGECIEVAASWHKSSHSNGEGGDCVEVAACPGTVHVRDSKDKSGPQLAFEPAAWATFVEFAAAQPLSA, via the coding sequence ATGAGCACCAGCCTGGCGTGGTTCAAGTCCAGCTACAGCAACACCGAAGGTGGCGAGTGCATCGAGGTCGCCGCCTCGTGGCACAAGTCGAGTCACAGCAACGGCGAGGGCGGCGACTGCGTCGAGGTCGCCGCGTGCCCCGGCACGGTCCACGTGCGGGACTCCAAGGACAAGTCCGGGCCGCAGCTCGCTTTCGAGCCCGCCGCGTGGGCGACCTTCGTGGAGTTCGCCGCAGCGCAGCCGCTGTCGGCCTGA
- a CDS encoding helix-turn-helix transcriptional regulator, which translates to MTSDNSQPPIGWRYCGSQCKLWRERAGVTRDALAKEANYEYETVKSMELGRRKPSQRLLEIADDMCGAKGMLLAAVPFLKPEPFPSYSQNFMQYEAEAVVRNSYEPLLVPGLLQTEETARALIGGSWPHLDDETVEERVSARMDRKELLDIQNKLLNFVVNEAALRIVLADRGTHKRQLLELLEQGRRRNVAIQVLRQRGPQAALNGPFVLLQMPDHENLTYEEGQSYGVLSGDAAKVTAVSQRYAMILRAALSTEDSAEFIRKLAEEL; encoded by the coding sequence ATGACGTCGGACAATTCCCAGCCGCCGATCGGCTGGCGGTACTGCGGCAGTCAGTGCAAGTTGTGGCGCGAACGCGCCGGGGTGACGCGCGACGCGCTCGCCAAGGAAGCGAACTACGAGTACGAGACTGTCAAGTCCATGGAGCTGGGCCGCCGCAAGCCCAGCCAGCGGCTCCTTGAGATCGCCGACGACATGTGCGGCGCCAAAGGCATGCTGCTGGCGGCGGTGCCGTTCCTCAAGCCCGAGCCATTCCCCTCGTACTCCCAGAACTTCATGCAGTACGAGGCCGAGGCGGTGGTGCGCAATTCGTACGAGCCGTTGTTGGTACCCGGACTGCTCCAGACCGAGGAGACGGCCCGGGCACTGATCGGCGGCTCGTGGCCGCATCTCGACGACGAGACGGTCGAGGAGCGGGTAAGCGCGCGGATGGACCGCAAGGAACTGCTGGACATCCAGAACAAGCTGCTGAACTTCGTCGTCAACGAGGCCGCGCTGCGGATCGTGCTGGCGGACCGGGGCACGCACAAGCGGCAGCTGCTGGAACTCCTGGAGCAGGGCAGGCGGCGGAATGTCGCCATCCAGGTACTCCGGCAGCGCGGTCCGCAGGCGGCTTTGAACGGCCCCTTCGTCTTGCTCCAGATGCCCGACCACGAGAACCTGACGTACGAAGAGGGTCAGTCGTACGGCGTGCTCTCCGGCGACGCGGCGAAGGTCACCGCTGTCTCCCAGCGCTATGCGATGATCCTCCGAGCGGCCCTCAGCACCGAGGACTCCGCGGAATTCATCCGGAAGTTGGCGGAGGAACTATGA